In Patescibacteria group bacterium, a single window of DNA contains:
- a CDS encoding glycosyltransferase family 2 protein, giving the protein MKKITVLIPCYNEEKGVQKVIRGIPVEKLRRLGFKTEVVVIDNNSTDKTSSVAKKLGATVLFEPKKGKGNAMKLGFSYINLDTDYIIMLDGDDTYKGYEIPRLVEPLDSGFCDVVVGSRLLGKINKGAFKFSNRIVNWGYAFMVRHFYRANVTDVLSGFFAWRKEALDDLKIHLNSDGFAIEMEMITKMVKMGHSVYSVPITYDVREGESKISSFADGFRISKMFLRNFTWKPTQPEKQKIEIDIEQAI; this is encoded by the coding sequence ATGAAAAAAATTACCGTATTGATACCATGCTACAACGAAGAAAAAGGTGTTCAAAAGGTAATTAGAGGTATCCCTGTCGAGAAACTTCGCAGATTAGGTTTCAAGACTGAGGTTGTTGTGATTGATAACAATTCTACGGATAAAACATCTAGCGTGGCAAAGAAGCTGGGTGCGACTGTTTTATTTGAACCCAAAAAAGGAAAAGGTAACGCGATGAAGCTTGGTTTTTCTTATATAAACCTTGACACAGACTACATCATCATGCTCGATGGGGACGATACATATAAGGGTTATGAAATTCCCCGGCTCGTTGAGCCGCTTGACAGTGGATTTTGCGATGTTGTGGTCGGCTCAAGGCTATTAGGAAAAATAAACAAAGGTGCCTTTAAGTTTAGCAATAGAATCGTCAATTGGGGATATGCTTTTATGGTTAGGCATTTTTATCGTGCTAATGTTACAGATGTTTTAAGCGGTTTCTTTGCCTGGCGAAAGGAAGCGCTTGATGATTTAAAAATACATTTAAATTCTGACGGTTTCGCTATCGAGATGGAGATGATTACAAAAATGGTTAAGATGGGCCACTCTGTTTATTCTGTTCCTATTACTTACGATGTCCGTGAAGGGGAATCTAAGATCAGTTCATTCGCGGACGGTTTTAGAATCTCAAAAATGTTTCTTAGAAATTTTACCTGGAAGCCAACTCAACCTGAAAAGCAAAAGATTGAAATAGATATTGAACAAGCAATATGA
- a CDS encoding GTPase: MAKEDVVKMQIKRVEKELRDLPHHKGTDHHIGRLRAKLAILEEKLESPSGAKGGGGGGYAVKKQGDATVVLVGPPSAGKSTLLNLLTNAESKVAAYAFTTLTVIPGMMDYKNAKIQILDVPGLIEGAQEGKGRGKEVLAVARNCDLIVFMTDPDRLDFFKKLVKELEQAGIRINKIKPQIKIEKKTNGGLYVHTNLKQDLDKETVKEVATEFGIKNGEITVNEKLTMERLIDAFSKNRVYIPAIYVVNKSDTLDKKENEKIDTRILRISADKNTGIEEMRQKVWEKLNFINVFLFNKANEEFDEIKIVKNGITLQELGESIGDKFLEGKTAAKIYGKAAKFEGQEVSLTIKVVDGMKIRFI; this comes from the coding sequence ATGGCTAAAGAAGATGTAGTCAAAATGCAGATCAAGCGAGTTGAAAAAGAACTTCGCGATTTGCCACATCACAAAGGAACTGATCATCATATTGGCCGGCTTCGGGCAAAGCTTGCGATTTTGGAGGAAAAATTGGAATCTCCAAGCGGAGCAAAAGGCGGAGGCGGGGGAGGATATGCTGTAAAAAAACAAGGAGATGCAACTGTTGTACTTGTTGGGCCGCCGTCTGCTGGAAAATCCACGCTTCTTAATTTACTCACAAATGCTGAAAGCAAAGTTGCAGCTTATGCCTTTACAACTTTAACTGTCATCCCTGGAATGATGGATTATAAAAATGCAAAAATACAAATTCTTGATGTCCCAGGATTAATTGAAGGAGCACAGGAAGGAAAAGGAAGAGGGAAAGAAGTTTTGGCAGTAGCGAGAAACTGCGATTTAATTGTTTTCATGACTGACCCAGATAGATTAGATTTTTTCAAAAAACTTGTGAAAGAATTAGAGCAAGCGGGAATAAGGATAAACAAAATCAAACCACAAATAAAAATTGAAAAGAAAACTAATGGCGGGCTTTATGTACATACAAATCTAAAACAGGATTTGGATAAAGAAACTGTTAAAGAAGTTGCGACGGAATTTGGAATCAAAAATGGAGAAATAACAGTTAACGAAAAATTAACAATGGAACGCTTGATTGATGCATTTTCTAAAAATAGAGTTTATATTCCAGCAATTTATGTAGTTAATAAAAGTGATACTTTGGATAAAAAAGAAAATGAAAAAATAGATACAAGAATACTTAGAATTTCTGCTGATAAAAATACCGGAATTGAAGAAATGAGACAAAAAGTCTGGGAAAAATTAAACTTTATAAATGTTTTTTTATTTAACAAAGCAAATGAAGAATTTGACGAAATAAAAATAGTAAAAAATGGAATAACTTTACAGGAGCTTGGGGAAAGTATTGGGGATAAATTTTTAGAAGGAAAGACTGCTGCAAAGATTTATGGAAAAGCTGCAAAATTTGAAGGACAGGAAGTAAGTCTGACTATAAAAGTGGTTGATGGAATGAAAATAAGATTTATTTAA
- a CDS encoding quinone-dependent dihydroorotate dehydrogenase: protein MNKYKVINSLYKTFFKPAAFLMDAETVHDQMTRTGEFLENYPKLVEYFFSYKNKNLEKEILGIKFDNPIGLSAGFDYDGHLAQIMKNVGFGFNTVGTVTYDSYQGNKKPRLARLPKSKSLLVNKGFKSEGAKAIAKRLNKKKLEGHVIGISIGDRQGNIKNIIKVFEIFKDKNYAKYFELNISCPNIPATDAFSSNPERFENLVKKIKSLKVNQPIFLKMPNEIDIKKSDKLVFIAKKYGIQGFIFSNLVKDRNNPAFDKKEIKRFENKKGNFSGKPTFENSNKLIKHTRKKFGNKIIIIGTGGIFDAHDAKMKLNAGADLVQLITGMIYEGPQIAGSINSELSS, encoded by the coding sequence ATGAATAAATACAAGGTCATCAATTCTCTTTATAAAACTTTTTTTAAGCCAGCAGCTTTTTTGATGGATGCAGAAACTGTCCATGACCAGATGACAAGAACAGGGGAATTTTTGGAAAATTATCCAAAACTAGTCGAATATTTTTTTAGTTACAAAAACAAGAATTTAGAGAAAGAAATATTGGGAATAAAATTTGATAATCCAATTGGGCTTTCGGCCGGTTTTGATTATGATGGACATTTGGCACAAATTATGAAAAATGTTGGGTTTGGGTTTAATACTGTTGGTACTGTAACTTATGACTCTTATCAGGGAAATAAAAAACCAAGACTAGCAAGGCTGCCAAAGTCAAAGTCGCTTTTAGTTAATAAAGGTTTTAAATCAGAAGGAGCAAAAGCTATTGCCAAAAGATTGAATAAGAAAAAACTTGAGGGACATGTTATTGGAATTAGTATTGGAGACCGGCAGGGAAATATTAAAAATATAATTAAAGTCTTTGAAATATTTAAAGACAAAAATTATGCAAAATATTTTGAATTAAATATTAGCTGCCCAAATATTCCAGCAACTGATGCTTTTAGCAGCAACCCTGAAAGGTTTGAAAATTTGGTTAAGAAAATAAAAAGTTTGAAAGTTAATCAGCCAATATTTTTAAAAATGCCAAATGAAATTGATATTAAAAAATCGGACAAATTAGTTTTTATTGCCAAAAAATATGGAATACAGGGATTCATATTTTCTAATTTGGTAAAAGACCGCAATAATCCAGCTTTTGATAAAAAAGAGATAAAACGCTTTGAAAATAAAAAGGGGAATTTTAGTGGCAAACCAACGTTTGAAAATTCAAATAAATTAATAAAACATACAAGAAAAAAATTTGGCAACAAAATAATTATTATTGGAACTGGAGGGATTTTTGATGCGCACGATGCCAAAATGAAATTAAACGCAGGAGCTGATTTAGTGCAATTAATTACTGGAATGATTTATGAAGGACCACAGATTGCTGGAAGTATTAATAGTGAATTGTCTTCTTGA
- a CDS encoding DUF5659 domain-containing protein, with protein MNKDPDEYFFTSDLSLCSTLSLFAPIEFIDRTNPQKIEFAFKKNEELDKLINQYWRKELRIEPIAHFNQLKMLKSRLYEEGTK; from the coding sequence ATGAATAAAGATCCAGATGAGTATTTTTTCACAAGTGATTTGAGTCTTTGTAGCACATTATCTCTTTTTGCCCCAATTGAATTTATTGATAGAACTAATCCCCAAAAAATCGAATTTGCTTTCAAAAAAAATGAAGAATTGGACAAACTAATCAATCAATATTGGAGAAAAGAGCTTCGTATAGAACCAATCGCGCATTTTAATCAATTGAAAATGCTCAAATCAAGACTATATGAGGAGGGTACAAAATGA
- a CDS encoding GNAT family N-acetyltransferase, with amino-acid sequence MVEIKIEPITQKALPDYLLWFNDEEVRKYLYSTTPRTEAEISLWLDSLQNNSFYYCSIFHKGRNIGHVGLRDFDNDHHSVEISYVIGAKELWNKGIATEAVHQIIKTAKDKFKVTQITASGVTNPASWRVLEKCGFQRFENNFLLD; translated from the coding sequence ATGGTAGAGATAAAAATTGAACCAATTACTCAAAAGGCGCTACCTGATTATCTACTGTGGTTTAATGATGAAGAAGTTAGAAAATATCTTTACTCAACAACTCCAAGAACCGAAGCAGAAATTAGTCTGTGGCTTGATAGTTTACAAAATAATTCATTTTATTATTGTTCAATCTTCCACAAAGGAAGGAATATTGGTCATGTTGGTTTAAGAGATTTTGATAACGACCACCACTCTGTCGAAATTAGTTATGTGATAGGGGCTAAAGAATTATGGAATAAAGGAATTGCTACAGAAGCTGTTCATCAAATTATAAAAACAGCTAAAGACAAATTTAAAGTTACACAAATCACAGCTTCAGGGGTAACGAACCCTGCAAGCTGGCGTGTACTTGAGAAATGTGGATTTCAAAGATTTGAAAATAACTTTCTTCTAGATTAA
- a CDS encoding CTP synthase: MKYIFVSGGVVSGLGKGIVAASLSFLLKSRGFKVTPVKIDMYLNVDAGTIRPQEHGEVFVTHDGIETDEDLGHYERFLHENLNRSNYITTGQIYKEVIERERAFGYDGEDVEAIPHVTDEIIRRIKLAGENHKADITLIELGGTVGEYQNGIFYEASRILKLKNPHDVIHVHVTYIPYLANIGELKSKPAQTSVHILNGMGIQPDIIIARSENKIDQRRLDRLALFCNIEPTQIFSSPNLNTIYQVPLLFHQQNHHLASTCITLLGLKNKKHKDLKNWQTMTKRALKVWPKKVKIAVVGKYFATGDYKLVDSYVSVVESIRHASWFLGVTPELTWIDSEEIEKKGDKILKDFEGIIVPQGWGSRGTQGKIDAAKFARENKIPYLGLCFGMQMATIEFARNVLKYNDANTTEANPKTLHPVIHVMKDQQAYLDKHQYGGTIRLGAWPCVLKEKTILSKLYKNYDDNPISPWTFDREGKKAKRVIYERHRHRYEFNNEYKTDFEKAGFIISGTSPDGKLVEAIELKDHPFFVGTQYHPEYISRPLTPHPVFIGFLKAITK, translated from the coding sequence GTGAAATATATCTTCGTCAGTGGTGGCGTGGTGTCAGGCCTTGGAAAAGGCATTGTCGCAGCCTCTTTAAGTTTTCTTCTGAAATCTCGCGGCTTCAAAGTAACACCTGTAAAAATAGATATGTATTTAAATGTGGACGCTGGGACAATTCGCCCACAAGAGCACGGCGAAGTTTTTGTAACCCATGATGGAATAGAAACAGATGAAGATTTGGGCCATTACGAAAGATTTCTTCATGAAAATTTAAATCGCAGCAATTACATCACAACTGGTCAAATTTACAAAGAAGTCATAGAACGCGAGCGTGCCTTTGGTTATGACGGTGAGGATGTCGAGGCAATCCCTCATGTAACCGATGAAATAATAAGGCGTATTAAATTAGCTGGCGAAAATCATAAAGCAGACATTACGTTAATTGAATTAGGCGGGACAGTCGGCGAATACCAAAACGGAATTTTCTATGAAGCTTCGCGTATTTTGAAATTAAAAAATCCACATGATGTTATCCATGTTCATGTTACCTACATTCCTTATTTAGCAAATATCGGTGAGCTAAAAAGTAAGCCAGCGCAAACGTCAGTCCACATTTTAAACGGTATGGGAATTCAGCCAGATATAATAATTGCAAGAAGCGAAAACAAAATTGACCAGCGCCGCCTCGACCGCCTGGCATTGTTTTGTAACATTGAGCCCACTCAGATTTTTTCTTCGCCAAATCTGAATACAATTTACCAAGTCCCTCTTCTTTTTCATCAACAAAATCACCATTTAGCATCGACTTGCATTACTTTACTGGGGCTTAAAAACAAAAAACATAAAGATTTAAAGAATTGGCAGACAATGACAAAAAGAGCACTTAAAGTCTGGCCCAAAAAAGTAAAAATTGCGGTTGTGGGTAAATATTTTGCTACAGGTGATTATAAATTAGTAGATTCATATGTTTCAGTAGTTGAATCAATTCGCCACGCTTCATGGTTTCTCGGAGTTACACCGGAACTAACCTGGATAGATAGTGAAGAAATAGAAAAGAAGGGTGACAAAATTTTAAAAGATTTTGAAGGAATCATCGTTCCCCAAGGCTGGGGAAGCCGTGGGACGCAAGGGAAAATTGATGCTGCAAAGTTTGCAAGGGAAAATAAAATTCCTTACTTAGGACTATGCTTTGGTATGCAAATGGCAACGATAGAATTTGCAAGAAACGTTCTTAAATATAACGATGCGAACACAACAGAGGCAAATCCAAAAACATTGCACCCGGTAATTCACGTAATGAAAGATCAACAGGCATATTTAGACAAACACCAATATGGTGGCACTATTCGCCTTGGGGCATGGCCATGTGTTTTAAAGGAAAAAACAATACTTTCAAAACTATATAAAAACTATGACGACAATCCAATTTCGCCATGGACGTTTGACCGGGAAGGTAAAAAAGCAAAAAGGGTTATTTATGAAAGACATCGCCACAGATATGAATTTAATAATGAATATAAAACTGATTTTGAAAAAGCTGGCTTTATAATTTCTGGCACTTCTCCAGACGGGAAATTGGTAGAGGCAATCGAATTAAAAGACCACCCCTTTTTTGTCGGTACCCAATATCATCCTGAATATATTAGCCGTCCTCTCACTCCCCACCCAGTCTTCATTGGATTTTTAAAAGCTATTACGAAGTAA
- a CDS encoding glycosyltransferase, producing MWALPYGMNAKGLLRHCFTSLIPNKSRYEEFTVHKAIRLPYFWPLINGFLFKYQITNLYKKLEADFIFTEGYTNETEVPCDLPFIYDLADDYAAPADVYGSLVYKFAFKLLNVSGVMERQSKNALAVTAVSEALRKYAKRFNKNVYKSPNGVDNKIIRKVLKDKSTYSKNNFSMIYVTGFGPWSRAIETLKTTVKLHQEFPELSLTLVGKGNQVNDMLEFIKENKAESYIHYLGFVGNREQLFRRINTHSIGLNISDKNKWRDAAHPIKVLEYSALGKRVVSTDLYEVKALRFPNIFLFSDRKGGKSLENTLRLALQDSRDIKDFKNISSHVLKTYNWDTEAKRIIKIVRDMKNSKSVEVGKIVHVTPSYPPNLGGLEKVVQLLARVQKDKGLNVSVITSQPDRKQRLEKDVVQVTRLRSFKFASTKIMPGLLTKILAIKPNDIVHLHIISAYMPEIVWLASKIKGFKYIVHLHLNIEATTRAGWLLKLYKPYILKRVLTGASYIVVFTQEQKNSVFKEYGVDKSKIKVIPNGVEDKFYFDKPRKQHKKPRLLFVGRLDVQKNLPQFLYGLDGISDHFETIIVGDGALKHDLKKLAKELKLKRISFVGRKDGTNLIRYYKSSDIFILPSEREGMPLALLEAMAMGLPSVVTDVSGNHDVIIDGQNGKLVPLGDPLALKNAIKSLSNSRRLYTNMSMSAYQTAHKYSWNVISNQFEKLYENTI from the coding sequence ATGTGGGCTTTGCCCTACGGAATGAATGCCAAAGGATTGTTAAGACATTGCTTTACATCTTTAATACCGAATAAGTCTAGATATGAAGAGTTTACTGTTCATAAAGCAATCCGGCTTCCTTATTTTTGGCCTTTAATAAACGGTTTTCTTTTTAAATATCAAATAACAAATCTTTACAAGAAATTAGAGGCGGATTTTATATTTACTGAAGGTTACACAAATGAAACAGAAGTCCCTTGTGATCTTCCTTTTATATATGATTTGGCTGATGACTATGCTGCCCCTGCTGATGTTTACGGATCGCTTGTTTATAAATTTGCCTTCAAACTTCTTAACGTTAGTGGTGTTATGGAGAGACAGAGCAAAAATGCTTTGGCTGTTACTGCTGTTTCGGAAGCACTTCGTAAATATGCAAAAAGATTTAATAAGAATGTCTATAAATCGCCAAATGGTGTTGATAATAAAATCATTAGAAAAGTATTAAAAGATAAATCAACATATTCCAAAAATAATTTTTCAATGATTTACGTAACAGGCTTCGGCCCATGGAGTCGTGCGATAGAGACACTGAAAACAACCGTAAAACTACACCAAGAATTTCCTGAACTCAGTCTTACTCTTGTGGGAAAAGGTAATCAGGTTAATGATATGTTGGAGTTTATTAAAGAGAATAAAGCTGAAAGTTATATCCACTACCTAGGTTTTGTTGGTAATCGCGAACAACTATTCAGAAGAATAAATACGCACAGTATCGGATTGAATATTTCTGATAAAAACAAGTGGAGAGATGCTGCACATCCTATTAAAGTTCTCGAATATTCTGCATTAGGGAAGAGAGTTGTTTCTACTGATTTATATGAGGTAAAGGCACTACGGTTTCCTAACATCTTTTTATTCTCTGACAGAAAAGGCGGAAAATCTCTTGAAAATACTCTACGACTAGCTCTACAAGATTCGCGCGATATAAAGGATTTTAAAAACATAAGCTCACATGTTTTAAAGACATATAACTGGGATACAGAGGCCAAAAGGATCATAAAGATTGTTAGAGATATGAAAAATAGTAAAAGTGTCGAAGTAGGTAAAATCGTGCATGTTACTCCATCTTATCCCCCTAATCTAGGTGGGCTGGAAAAAGTTGTACAGCTTCTAGCACGAGTTCAAAAAGATAAGGGTTTGAATGTATCTGTGATAACTTCGCAACCAGATAGAAAACAAAGACTCGAAAAAGATGTAGTGCAGGTTACTCGACTGAGGAGTTTTAAATTTGCAAGTACTAAGATAATGCCAGGATTACTAACCAAGATACTTGCAATTAAGCCAAATGACATAGTTCACCTACATATAATTTCTGCTTATATGCCAGAAATAGTGTGGTTAGCTTCTAAAATAAAGGGCTTTAAATATATTGTTCATTTACATCTAAATATAGAGGCTACGACACGCGCAGGGTGGCTTTTGAAACTTTATAAGCCTTATATATTAAAACGTGTATTGACGGGAGCAAGTTATATAGTTGTGTTTACTCAAGAACAAAAAAACTCTGTATTCAAAGAATATGGTGTCGATAAATCAAAAATTAAAGTAATCCCTAATGGAGTAGAAGATAAGTTCTATTTTGATAAACCTAGGAAACAACATAAAAAACCTCGATTGCTTTTTGTAGGTAGGCTTGACGTACAGAAAAATTTGCCTCAGTTTTTATACGGGCTTGATGGGATCTCTGATCATTTTGAGACTATCATTGTCGGGGATGGAGCGTTAAAGCATGATCTTAAAAAATTGGCAAAAGAGTTGAAACTAAAGAGGATATCTTTTGTCGGACGTAAGGACGGGACAAATTTAATTAGATATTACAAATCTTCCGACATTTTTATATTGCCTTCCGAGCGTGAAGGGATGCCGCTTGCACTACTAGAAGCGATGGCAATGGGTCTGCCTTCTGTGGTAACAGATGTATCTGGAAACCACGATGTGATTATAGATGGACAAAATGGGAAACTCGTTCCATTAGGAGATCCGCTTGCACTTAAGAATGCAATTAAAAGTTTAAGCAATAGTAGAAGATTATATACAAACATGAGTATGTCTGCTTATCAAACGGCTCATAAGTATTCGTGGAATGTTATATCCAACCAGTTTGAAAAATTATATGAAAACACTATTTAA
- a CDS encoding glycosyltransferase, whose amino-acid sequence MTKKPTLVFLSTYPPRKCGIATFTQDLVHSIEKLTGPTVECKIAALNLSESDAYEYPKEVYWQLIQTQKEDFSEFAETINNDDSVSAVVIQHEYGIYGGEFGDNLLAFTSKCKKPISITFHTVIPDPPYKMQNVTSELIDHATRIVVLTETSRQIIESIYQNAIGKVVIIPHGIHPVSFSAPGHFKNKLMYTNKTLLTTFGLLSRSKGIEYVIKAMPKVVKQFPDVVYLILGETHPVVRLQEGESYRNELYELVDKLHLKKHVKFYDKYFSVDDLLTFLKATDIYISTSLAPNQAVSGTFSYALGTGRAVVSTDFAQAKEYLHKDLGEIVPMKNPQAYADAIIKLLSQKKKLYTIHRRAYNATRNMVWSNVALEYLKNLDVSIIPEINLKHLIDMTDDFGMFQFAKGKEADSEFGYTLDDNARAAVACSLLIKKGQKRIVTKELAKYIKFIEHCIEGDKLLNYIDYPEHMATEQNNLEDLQDTYARTLWALSEVITNEKIPANIRRDANKIWKKISLKAIDVTHLRSRAFTIKALCNIVNGNKNHPFTEIIKKHAEHMVNAFYDKTSEHWHWFEHELTYSNAIIPESLLLAGCLLDNREFLEVGEKALGFLIKHTFINDLYFPIGQNGWFKKRKARAHFDQQPEDPASMVLALTTAWRCLKDPKYSHLAFQCFSWFLGNNMLGYSMYDYTDGSSFDAITPSGVNHNQGAESLLSYLLARLKIEEIV is encoded by the coding sequence ATGACAAAAAAACCAACTTTAGTGTTTTTATCGACCTACCCACCAAGGAAGTGCGGGATAGCTACATTTACTCAGGACCTTGTGCATTCTATTGAAAAACTTACAGGTCCTACCGTCGAATGCAAAATTGCTGCTTTAAATCTTTCAGAATCAGATGCATATGAATATCCAAAGGAAGTTTACTGGCAACTTATTCAAACTCAAAAGGAAGATTTTAGTGAATTTGCAGAAACAATAAACAATGATGATTCGGTTAGCGCAGTAGTTATTCAACACGAATATGGAATTTACGGCGGAGAATTTGGAGATAATCTTCTAGCTTTTACCTCTAAATGCAAAAAGCCAATTTCAATTACATTTCATACTGTAATTCCTGACCCTCCTTATAAAATGCAGAACGTAACAAGCGAATTAATAGATCATGCAACTAGAATTGTAGTTTTAACTGAAACTTCAAGGCAAATTATTGAATCGATTTACCAAAATGCGATTGGAAAAGTTGTTATTATTCCTCACGGAATTCATCCTGTAAGTTTTTCAGCTCCAGGGCATTTTAAAAATAAGTTAATGTATACAAACAAAACTTTACTTACAACCTTTGGATTACTTAGCAGAAGTAAAGGAATTGAATATGTGATTAAAGCTATGCCGAAAGTAGTTAAACAATTTCCTGATGTAGTTTATCTTATTTTAGGTGAAACACATCCAGTTGTTAGACTTCAGGAAGGAGAAAGTTATAGAAACGAACTTTATGAACTCGTGGATAAACTTCATTTAAAAAAACACGTAAAGTTTTATGACAAATATTTTTCTGTCGATGATTTGTTAACTTTTCTTAAAGCGACTGATATTTACATTTCGACTTCATTAGCTCCAAACCAAGCTGTAAGTGGTACTTTTTCATATGCACTCGGGACAGGAAGGGCAGTTGTTAGCACTGATTTTGCTCAGGCTAAAGAATATTTACACAAAGATCTGGGAGAAATTGTTCCAATGAAAAATCCACAAGCTTATGCTGATGCAATAATTAAACTTCTTTCCCAAAAAAAGAAACTTTACACAATTCATCGAAGGGCTTATAACGCCACTCGTAATATGGTTTGGAGCAATGTTGCCCTTGAATATTTAAAAAATTTAGATGTCAGTATTATTCCGGAAATTAATTTAAAACATTTGATTGATATGACAGATGATTTTGGAATGTTTCAGTTTGCAAAAGGAAAAGAAGCGGACAGCGAGTTTGGATATACGCTTGATGATAATGCAAGAGCTGCTGTTGCCTGCAGTTTATTAATCAAAAAAGGACAAAAAAGAATTGTTACCAAAGAATTAGCAAAATATATTAAATTTATTGAGCACTGTATAGAAGGCGATAAACTTTTAAATTATATTGATTATCCAGAACATATGGCGACAGAACAAAATAATCTGGAGGATTTGCAAGATACTTATGCAAGGACTTTGTGGGCCCTTAGCGAAGTAATTACTAACGAAAAAATTCCAGCAAACATCAGGCGCGATGCAAATAAAATTTGGAAAAAAATAAGCTTAAAGGCAATTGATGTGACACATTTAAGGAGCCGGGCGTTTACGATAAAAGCATTATGTAATATTGTAAACGGAAATAAAAATCATCCGTTTACAGAAATTATTAAAAAACATGCAGAACACATGGTCAATGCTTTTTATGATAAAACAAGCGAACATTGGCATTGGTTTGAGCACGAATTGACATATTCTAATGCAATAATTCCTGAAAGTTTATTGCTTGCCGGATGTTTGCTTGATAATCGAGAGTTTCTGGAAGTGGGCGAGAAAGCGCTTGGGTTTTTGATTAAGCATACTTTTATAAATGATCTGTATTTTCCAATTGGGCAAAACGGATGGTTTAAAAAAAGAAAGGCTAGAGCCCATTTTGACCAGCAGCCAGAAGACCCCGCCAGCATGGTGCTTGCCCTTACAACAGCTTGGAGATGTTTAAAAGACCCTAAATATTCACATCTTGCCTTTCAATGTTTCAGTTGGTTTTTGGGAAATAATATGCTCGGGTATAGCATGTATGACTACACCGATGGCAGCTCGTTTGATGCCATTACTCCTTCAGGAGTTAATCATAATCAGGGAGCAGAATCACTTTTGTCTTATTTGCTTGCAAGATTAAAAATTGAAGAAATTGTGTAG
- a CDS encoding glycosyltransferase family 4 protein, producing the protein MKKIAFVSDSIYPYNKGGKEKRLFDISTRLSQKGHDVHIYTMKWWRGKNVRTEKGVTLHAISPYYSLYSGNRRSIKQGVMFGLACLKLINEDWDIVDVDHMPFFPLFSVKFICVLKSKKMYATWHEVWGSNYWMKYMGIKGLVSAFIERFSVLLPDEIISVSNLTTTKLKGRLKSNKKIYTIPVGIDFEYIKAIRMSSKKFDVVFAGRLLSHKNVDVLIKSVFNLKRQFPRIKCLIIGDGPEKKRLEKLVSDLKLKQNVLFSGFIENHSKVYSLIKSSRVFVLPSTREGFGIVVIEANACGIPVITINHKDNASKSLIMNNQNGITCDLDPNVLAEKISIIFRRSANKEEKVKYESFARVYQWENIINKLEKIYMTAKRFEYEEVLA; encoded by the coding sequence ATGAAGAAAATCGCATTTGTATCAGACTCAATTTATCCTTACAACAAAGGTGGAAAAGAAAAAAGACTCTTTGACATTTCGACTCGACTCTCACAAAAGGGTCACGATGTTCATATATATACAATGAAGTGGTGGAGAGGAAAAAATGTAAGAACTGAAAAAGGAGTCACTCTGCATGCAATTTCACCTTATTATTCTCTTTATTCTGGTAATCGAAGATCTATTAAACAGGGCGTGATGTTTGGTTTGGCATGCTTAAAACTAATAAACGAAGACTGGGATATTGTGGACGTGGACCACATGCCGTTTTTCCCATTATTCTCTGTGAAATTCATATGCGTTCTTAAGAGTAAGAAGATGTATGCTACATGGCACGAGGTATGGGGTAGTAACTATTGGATGAAGTACATGGGTATTAAAGGTTTGGTTTCTGCATTTATTGAAAGATTTAGTGTTTTGCTTCCAGATGAAATAATTTCAGTTTCAAATCTTACAACCACAAAACTAAAGGGTAGACTTAAATCGAATAAGAAGATTTATACGATACCCGTTGGAATAGATTTTGAGTATATAAAGGCAATCAGAATGTCTTCTAAAAAATTTGACGTTGTTTTTGCAGGTAGACTTCTTAGCCATAAAAACGTAGATGTTTTAATTAAATCAGTATTTAATTTAAAGAGGCAATTTCCTCGGATAAAATGTCTAATAATTGGTGATGGGCCAGAGAAAAAAAGATTAGAAAAATTAGTTAGCGATCTTAAGCTTAAACAGAACGTACTGTTTTCAGGTTTTATCGAAAATCACTCTAAGGTGTATTCACTTATTAAATCATCAAGAGTATTTGTGCTTCCATCTACGCGAGAAGGATTTGGGATAGTAGTTATCGAAGCAAATGCCTGTGGGATACCAGTAATAACAATAAATCATAAAGATAATGCTTCGAAATCTCTTATTATGAATAATCAAAACGGTATTACGTGTGATCTTGATCCAAACGTTCTTGCTGAAAAAATAAGTATCATATTTAGAAGATCGGCCAATAAGGAAGAGAAGGTTAAATATGAATCTTTTGCACGTGTTTACCAGTGGGAAAACATTATAAATAAGCTGGAAAAAATTTATATGACAGCAAAAAGATTTGAATACGAGGAGGTCTTGGCATGA